From a single Thermothielavioides terrestris NRRL 8126 chromosome 1, complete sequence genomic region:
- a CDS encoding glycoside hydrolase family 61 protein (CAZy_ID 270326): MMYHKSFILLTLSVLTGVHAHGGIYNYTIGDPPSIHRRWFPDPIQDINHPYLSCNRGNHLATRNPVLHAPIRAGENITAF, translated from the exons ATGATGTACCACAAGTCCTTCATTCTCCTCACCCTCTCCGTCCTCACCGGCGTCCACGCGCACGGGGGCATCTACAACTACACCATCGGCGAC CCGCCCTCGATCCATCGCCGCTGGTTCCCAGACCCGATCCAAGACATCAACCACCCCTACCTGTCCTGCAACCGGGGCAACCACCTAGCGACACGCAACCCCGTCTTGCACGCACCCATCCGCGCGGGCGAGAACATCACGGCGTTCTAA